The Flavobacteriaceae bacterium 3519-10 genome includes a window with the following:
- a CDS encoding Potassium-transporting ATPase A chain, which translates to MNTEILGIIVMFAVSVALAIPFGKYIAKVYGGEKTLPDPLFNPIEKLFYKISGIVPTREMNWKEHMTALLTINLVWFLLGIGILMTQQWLPLNPDNNPNMSADLAFNTTISFVVNCNLQHYSGETGLSYLGQMWLMFLQFVSAGTGLAAAAVLFKAFREKTSVQLGNFYEFFIKSCTRILLPVSFVVALLLVFNGTPMTFDGKDQITTLQGDTVDVSTGPAAAFIAIKHVGTNGGGFFGVNSAHPFENPSYFTNMVEMVAQLIIPLAIIFAFGYFIRRKKFSWMIFGVMTFGFLLLTLPNIHMEMNGNPAIAAMDIDNSTGAMEGKEIRLGAAASGFWSIVTTVISTGSVNSMHDSTMPLSGMNELLAMMVNAFYGGCGVGLLNFFIFIILAVFISGLMVGRTPEFMGKKIEAREMKIAMIIALLHPFLILVGTALATAFPEQGASTLNNPGYHGFSEILYEYTSSAANNGSGFEGLGDNNLWWNITTGFVLILGRFLPIIGPIAIAGLLAGKKYIPEGNGTLKTDTSTFGLMVFAVIAIIAALAFFPALTLGPIAEYFSMKQ; encoded by the coding sequence ATGAACACAGAAATTCTAGGAATCATCGTCATGTTTGCCGTCTCTGTTGCGCTGGCAATACCCTTCGGTAAATACATTGCCAAAGTGTATGGCGGCGAAAAAACACTGCCCGACCCGCTCTTCAACCCCATAGAAAAACTCTTCTATAAAATCAGCGGCATTGTTCCCACGCGGGAAATGAACTGGAAAGAGCACATGACCGCCCTGTTAACCATCAACCTTGTGTGGTTTCTATTGGGAATCGGCATTTTAATGACGCAGCAATGGCTGCCGCTGAATCCCGACAACAATCCTAACATGAGCGCTGATCTTGCCTTCAACACCACCATATCATTCGTGGTGAACTGTAATCTGCAGCATTATTCAGGAGAAACGGGCTTGAGTTACCTGGGCCAGATGTGGCTCATGTTTCTGCAGTTCGTGAGCGCCGGAACCGGGTTGGCTGCCGCGGCTGTATTATTCAAGGCATTCCGTGAGAAAACAAGCGTTCAGTTGGGAAACTTCTATGAGTTTTTCATTAAATCCTGCACCCGGATTCTTTTACCGGTATCCTTTGTGGTAGCACTGCTGTTGGTTTTTAATGGTACTCCCATGACTTTTGACGGCAAAGACCAGATCACCACTTTACAGGGCGACACCGTGGACGTTTCTACCGGCCCTGCTGCTGCTTTTATTGCCATTAAACACGTAGGCACCAACGGTGGCGGATTCTTCGGCGTAAACTCAGCACATCCATTTGAAAATCCCAGTTATTTCACCAACATGGTCGAAATGGTGGCGCAGCTCATTATTCCGCTGGCCATAATCTTTGCCTTTGGCTATTTCATCAGAAGAAAGAAATTTTCGTGGATGATCTTTGGGGTCATGACCTTTGGATTTTTACTGCTTACCCTTCCCAACATCCATATGGAAATGAACGGCAATCCTGCTATTGCGGCAATGGACATCGATAATTCTACAGGTGCCATGGAAGGCAAAGAGATCAGGTTGGGTGCCGCTGCTTCCGGCTTCTGGAGTATTGTGACCACCGTTATCTCAACCGGTTCAGTAAACTCCATGCACGACAGTACCATGCCGCTGTCGGGGATGAATGAACTGCTGGCGATGATGGTGAATGCTTTTTATGGTGGTTGCGGCGTAGGACTTTTAAATTTCTTCATCTTCATTATTCTTGCCGTTTTCATCAGCGGATTAATGGTGGGCAGAACTCCTGAATTTATGGGTAAGAAGATTGAAGCCAGAGAGATGAAAATCGCGATGATCATTGCCCTGCTCCATCCTTTCCTGATCTTAGTGGGCACTGCTTTAGCAACTGCATTTCCCGAACAGGGCGCGTCCACTCTCAACAATCCCGGATATCACGGCTTCAGCGAAATCCTGTATGAGTATACGTCCTCCGCAGCCAACAACGGAAGCGGCTTCGAAGGGCTGGGCGACAATAATTTATGGTGGAATATCACGACAGGTTTCGTGTTGATTTTAGGGAGATTTTTGCCCATTATCGGCCCCATCGCTATCGCTGGATTACTTGCAGGAAAAAAATACATTCCGGAAGGAAACGGCACCCTGAAAACAGACACCTCCACCTTCGGTCTGATGGTGTTTGCCGTTATCGCGATCATTGCCGCGCTGGCATTTTTCCCGGCGCTGACTCTGGGACCTATCGCCGAATATTTTTCAATGAAACAATAA
- a CDS encoding two component, sigma54 specific, transcriptional regulator, Fis family: MNCLNTQYLVSFSNFNRNMDGMGTYPVVVLRRDVNRGNSYGANHPILFLDLRNQYVSALKKILIIDDEEKLRSLLTRIIALEGFEVIQASDCQSGLKKLSQSDIDVVLCDVKLPDGSGVELAKAIKEKYPSTEIILLTAYGNIPDGVQAIKNGAFDYITKGDDNSRIIPLLYKACEKAALARRVQHLERQLEKKHSLTNIIGKSRTIRQAVELAKKVAGTDTTILLTGETGTGKEVFAQAIHQESTRRTEHFVAINCSAFSRDLLESEMFGHKAGAFTGAAKDRKGLFEEAHNGTIFLDELGEMALDLQAKLLRVIESGEFIKVGETKPTKVNVRIIAATNRDLAHQIALGHFREDLFYRISVFQIPLPALRDRTEDIAVLAQHFVDFFGHKMNKKILSVDPGFITALQHHAWKGNIRELKNVIERAVILSSGTELAPDDLPIDIQFHPSVKSGKQLSAFSLQSVEKLHIQKVLNHTQGNKAEAARLLEIGIATLYRKIEEYRLSEV; the protein is encoded by the coding sequence GTGAATTGCCTTAATACGCAGTATTTAGTTTCATTTTCAAATTTCAATCGAAATATGGACGGCATGGGTACGTATCCGGTAGTGGTACTGAGGCGGGACGTCAATAGGGGTAATTCCTATGGTGCTAATCATCCTATATTATTCTTAGATTTGCGCAACCAATATGTTTCTGCTTTGAAAAAAATACTCATCATAGACGACGAAGAGAAGCTCAGATCCTTACTCACACGCATCATTGCTTTGGAGGGATTCGAAGTCATACAGGCATCTGACTGTCAATCCGGTTTAAAGAAACTCTCGCAGTCAGATATTGATGTGGTGCTGTGTGACGTAAAACTGCCTGACGGCAGCGGTGTGGAACTCGCAAAAGCCATCAAGGAAAAATATCCTTCCACAGAAATTATATTGCTTACCGCTTACGGAAATATTCCCGACGGTGTACAGGCCATTAAAAACGGAGCCTTTGATTATATCACGAAGGGCGATGATAACAGCCGGATTATCCCACTACTGTATAAAGCATGTGAAAAAGCCGCATTGGCCAGAAGGGTTCAACACCTTGAAAGGCAGCTGGAGAAAAAACATTCACTTACGAATATCATTGGCAAGTCAAGAACCATTCGCCAGGCAGTAGAACTTGCAAAAAAAGTAGCCGGTACTGATACGACCATCCTTTTAACAGGAGAAACGGGAACAGGAAAAGAAGTCTTCGCGCAGGCCATTCACCAGGAAAGCACCCGACGCACGGAGCATTTTGTGGCCATTAACTGTTCCGCATTCAGCCGTGATTTACTCGAAAGCGAAATGTTCGGACATAAGGCCGGAGCGTTCACAGGAGCCGCAAAAGACCGGAAGGGCCTGTTTGAAGAGGCCCATAACGGCACCATTTTTCTGGATGAACTCGGCGAGATGGCTTTGGACCTGCAGGCAAAGTTGTTACGGGTTATTGAGTCCGGCGAATTCATAAAAGTTGGAGAGACCAAACCTACGAAGGTAAATGTGAGAATTATCGCAGCCACCAACCGCGATCTTGCGCACCAAATAGCCCTCGGTCACTTCCGCGAAGACCTGTTTTACCGGATTTCGGTTTTTCAGATCCCGTTGCCGGCATTGAGGGACCGAACCGAAGATATCGCGGTGCTGGCGCAGCATTTTGTTGATTTTTTCGGCCATAAAATGAATAAAAAAATCCTTTCTGTTGATCCCGGTTTCATTACCGCTTTACAGCACCATGCATGGAAAGGGAATATCCGCGAACTCAAAAATGTCATAGAAAGAGCGGTGATCCTGAGTAGTGGAACTGAACTGGCCCCCGACGACCTTCCTATTGATATTCAGTTTCACCCGTCCGTGAAATCCGGAAAGCAACTTTCAGCCTTTTCGCTCCAGAGTGTGGAGAAACTCCACATCCAGAAAGTACTCAACCATACCCAGGGGAATAAAGCGGAAGCGGCCCGTCTTCTTGAGATCGGTATTGCGACGCTCTACCGGAAAATCGAAGAATACCGGCTCAGCGAAGTTTAA
- a CDS encoding Lead, cadmium, zinc and mercury transporting ATPase has product MEHKHRYDKDGKQICCTEEGKINAVADRRLTEELGDKACCAVDAKINPSKGKHPDKDSHKPADKHTDDDGHDHSAQGKSAFQLFLPAMISFVILIAGLAMDYLIPQSWFSDWVRIGWYAAAYLPVGLPVLKEAIESIRKADVFSEFFLMSIATTGAFAIGEYPEGVAVMLFYSVGEVFQTLAVQRAKGNIAQLLDQRPDEVTLLVDNRPQTVKAAEVALGSLIQLKPGEKLALDGVLISDSAPFNTSALTGESKPDTKQKGDTVLAGMINLNTVAQVRVDTPYSDSKLSKILELVQNATAQKAPTELFIRKFARIYTPIVVLLAVAICLLPYFFVDEYVLRDWLYRGLLFLVISCPCALVISIPLGYFGGIGAASRNGILFKGSNFLDALAGVKNVVMDKTGTMTEGVFKVQTVNIKPEFDKDLILKLVNVIENSSTHPVATAIHDHLGEPDHTVIFDHVEEIAGHGMKGTYQGKQLLAGNFKLMDRFNISYDVNPADIAETVIAIAYEGKFAGYITIADRIKEDAAETIQKLKSLGIKTTMLSGDKSTVVKAVAEKLGIQDAFGDLLPEDKVNRLKVIRGRGETVAFVGDGVNDAPVVALSDVGIAMGGLGSDATIETADVVIQDDKPSRIPMAINIGKQTKKIVWQNIALAFGVKAIVLVLGAGGLATMWEAVFADVGVALLAILNAVRIQKMRF; this is encoded by the coding sequence ATGGAACATAAACATAGGTACGATAAAGATGGAAAGCAAATTTGCTGCACAGAAGAAGGTAAAATCAATGCGGTTGCCGACCGGCGATTAACAGAAGAGTTGGGCGATAAAGCGTGCTGCGCTGTAGATGCAAAAATAAATCCATCAAAAGGTAAGCATCCAGACAAAGACAGTCATAAACCGGCCGATAAACATACCGATGATGATGGTCACGATCATTCGGCACAGGGGAAATCAGCTTTCCAGCTGTTTCTGCCTGCAATGATCTCATTCGTTATTTTAATCGCGGGCCTGGCAATGGATTATCTAATCCCTCAGTCCTGGTTCAGCGATTGGGTGCGTATTGGCTGGTATGCCGCGGCCTATCTCCCGGTAGGTCTTCCGGTACTTAAAGAAGCAATTGAAAGCATACGGAAGGCCGATGTGTTCTCGGAGTTTTTCCTGATGTCGATCGCCACAACAGGCGCCTTCGCAATTGGCGAATACCCCGAAGGTGTGGCGGTCATGCTTTTCTATTCGGTGGGTGAAGTATTCCAGACTTTAGCCGTACAGCGCGCAAAAGGAAACATCGCTCAACTTTTAGATCAGCGTCCTGATGAAGTAACTCTTTTAGTCGACAATCGCCCACAAACGGTGAAAGCTGCGGAAGTTGCGCTGGGGTCGCTCATTCAGTTGAAACCGGGAGAAAAACTGGCCCTCGACGGAGTTTTAATCTCGGACAGTGCCCCGTTCAATACCTCGGCACTCACTGGTGAAAGCAAACCCGATACAAAACAGAAGGGCGATACAGTTCTTGCGGGGATGATCAACCTGAACACGGTGGCACAGGTCAGGGTCGACACTCCTTACAGTGATTCGAAACTTTCAAAGATTCTGGAGTTGGTTCAGAATGCAACCGCGCAAAAAGCACCTACCGAACTGTTTATCAGGAAATTTGCGCGCATCTACACACCAATCGTCGTACTGCTGGCGGTGGCGATCTGTCTGTTGCCTTACTTTTTTGTCGATGAATATGTTTTGCGCGACTGGTTATACCGTGGGCTCCTATTCTTGGTGATTTCGTGTCCGTGTGCCTTAGTAATCAGTATTCCGCTCGGATACTTTGGCGGCATCGGAGCGGCCAGCCGGAACGGAATTTTATTTAAGGGCAGCAACTTTCTGGATGCACTGGCAGGGGTAAAAAATGTGGTAATGGATAAGACCGGAACCATGACTGAAGGTGTATTTAAAGTACAGACTGTAAACATTAAACCTGAATTCGATAAAGATCTTATTTTAAAACTGGTTAATGTTATTGAAAACTCATCAACCCATCCGGTTGCCACCGCAATACATGACCACCTGGGCGAACCCGACCATACGGTTATTTTTGACCATGTCGAAGAAATAGCAGGTCATGGCATGAAGGGAACGTATCAGGGTAAACAGTTACTCGCAGGGAACTTTAAACTGATGGATCGGTTCAATATCAGCTATGATGTAAATCCAGCAGATATTGCAGAAACCGTGATTGCGATTGCTTATGAAGGAAAATTCGCCGGATATATCACCATCGCCGACCGTATTAAAGAAGATGCCGCCGAAACCATACAGAAACTTAAAAGTTTGGGCATAAAAACGACGATGCTGAGTGGCGACAAGTCAACCGTAGTGAAAGCAGTGGCAGAAAAACTCGGCATACAGGATGCTTTTGGCGATCTGTTGCCGGAAGATAAAGTGAACAGACTCAAAGTAATTAGAGGCCGCGGCGAGACCGTCGCATTTGTGGGCGACGGGGTTAACGATGCACCGGTCGTTGCTTTAAGTGATGTGGGAATCGCGATGGGTGGCCTTGGCAGTGATGCTACCATTGAAACTGCAGATGTGGTCATTCAGGATGATAAACCTTCAAGAATCCCCATGGCCATCAATATTGGTAAGCAGACAAAAAAAATTGTCTGGCAGAATATTGCGCTGGCTTTTGGGGTTAAAGCGATCGTTCTTGTTTTAGGCGCCGGCGGTCTAGCCACGATGTGGGAAGCCGTCTTTGCCGATGTAGGCGTGGCACTTCTTGCCATTTTAAATGCAGTAAGGATCCAGAAAATGAGATTTTAA
- a CDS encoding TonB-dependent receptor — MQKIIFAAAMMLLGIPVFAQQDTVQHEREDEIEEIILRSTRSSRTIANTPTRVETIILEEIDEKSNMRPSNVAMILHESTGISVQQTSATSANASIRIQGLDGRYTQILKDGFPSFGNFANGLSVLEIPPLDLKQVEIIKGPSSTLYGAGAIAGVINFISRTPKEKQDLNILINAANTGLYNLGVFSSQRNENLGYSLMALYNDQKEYDIDKDDFTELPNSKEFTIHPKLFFYLPGDANLIVGNAFTTGNRLGGDMQYIKGNASTEHSYFERNTTFRNTATVEFSKPLSETSRVEFKSAYSLFDRTIEVSDYTFKGLNQNYYSDLSWSKTLPNQTLIVGGNYVTDHFKDRLNSTANGLSFFVNTGGAYIQHTWDVSEVLKFENGVRADLVKYGNGLYTESETFVLPKISMLLKLSTKWTSRIGAGLGYKTPTAFTEQTEGFQYQNLKPLIGVTSEKSLGGTADVNFKTMLGDDLDFSINQMFFYTQLNNSIILDGNSTAGYTLANTDKPLYSSGFETNAKLIYKDFLKFFAGYTYTDTRADYIPGDRIVPLVPVHRVNLILMAEKHDQYKTGLEAYYTDVQRLTNGSSTKPYWDLGFMFEKYFGRLSIFINVENFLDTRQSRYKGVVNGSHTAPAFDEIWTHTEGRTFNGGIKFKL; from the coding sequence ATGCAAAAAATAATATTTGCCGCAGCAATGATGCTGCTGGGCATCCCTGTGTTTGCACAACAGGATACTGTGCAGCACGAAAGAGAAGATGAGATCGAAGAAATTATCCTTCGATCTACGAGATCATCCCGAACCATCGCCAATACACCCACCCGGGTAGAAACCATCATTCTTGAAGAGATTGATGAAAAATCCAACATGCGGCCCTCCAATGTCGCCATGATCCTGCACGAAAGTACCGGAATATCGGTTCAGCAAACGTCAGCAACTTCTGCCAATGCCAGCATCCGGATTCAGGGGCTCGACGGGCGGTATACGCAAATACTGAAAGACGGCTTCCCCTCGTTCGGCAACTTTGCCAACGGATTGAGCGTCCTCGAAATTCCGCCACTGGATCTGAAACAGGTAGAAATTATAAAAGGTCCGTCCTCAACACTCTATGGTGCAGGTGCAATCGCAGGGGTAATCAATTTTATATCCCGTACACCCAAAGAAAAACAGGACTTGAATATCCTTATAAACGCTGCCAATACCGGCCTTTATAATCTCGGCGTATTTTCGTCGCAAAGGAATGAGAATTTGGGTTACAGCCTGATGGCGCTGTATAACGATCAGAAAGAATATGATATTGATAAAGATGATTTCACAGAACTTCCCAATTCTAAAGAGTTCACTATACACCCCAAGCTGTTTTTCTATCTGCCCGGCGACGCAAACCTGATTGTAGGAAATGCCTTTACAACAGGCAACAGGCTTGGCGGAGATATGCAATATATCAAAGGAAACGCCAGTACGGAGCATTCCTATTTTGAACGGAATACAACATTTCGAAACACTGCAACAGTAGAGTTCAGCAAACCGCTTTCCGAAACTTCCCGTGTCGAATTCAAATCAGCGTACTCGCTTTTTGACAGAACAATTGAGGTTTCCGACTATACTTTTAAAGGACTGAACCAGAATTACTATTCCGATCTGTCATGGTCGAAAACACTTCCGAATCAAACTTTAATTGTGGGCGGCAATTATGTGACCGACCATTTTAAAGACAGACTGAACAGCACTGCGAACGGTTTGTCATTCTTCGTAAACACAGGAGGCGCCTATATTCAGCATACCTGGGATGTTTCTGAGGTTCTGAAATTTGAAAACGGTGTGCGCGCTGATCTGGTGAAATATGGCAATGGTTTGTATACAGAATCAGAGACATTTGTATTGCCTAAGATTTCAATGTTGCTGAAGTTGTCAACTAAATGGACCAGTCGTATTGGCGCAGGTTTGGGCTACAAAACACCTACCGCTTTTACCGAACAGACCGAAGGATTTCAGTACCAAAACCTGAAGCCACTCATCGGGGTTACCTCCGAAAAAAGCCTCGGTGGTACCGCGGATGTCAATTTTAAAACCATGCTTGGTGATGATCTGGATTTCAGCATCAACCAGATGTTCTTCTATACCCAACTCAATAATTCCATTATTTTAGATGGCAACAGCACCGCAGGATATACACTTGCCAATACAGACAAGCCATTATACAGCAGCGGTTTTGAGACCAATGCGAAATTGATCTATAAGGATTTCCTCAAATTCTTTGCAGGATATACCTATACTGATACCAGGGCAGACTATATACCGGGAGACCGTATCGTACCCTTAGTTCCTGTGCACCGCGTCAATCTAATCCTGATGGCTGAAAAACATGATCAATACAAAACCGGCCTTGAGGCTTATTACACCGATGTTCAAAGGCTTACTAACGGATCTTCCACCAAACCTTACTGGGACCTCGGTTTTATGTTCGAAAAATATTTCGGCCGGCTTTCTATATTCATCAATGTTGAAAATTTCCTGGATACAAGGCAAAGCCGGTACAAGGGAGTCGTGAACGGATCCCATACCGCACCTGCGTTCGATGAGATCTGGACGCATACCGAAGGCAGGACATTCAACGGGGGAATTAAATTTAAACTTTAA